From Chroogloeocystis siderophila 5.2 s.c.1, the proteins below share one genomic window:
- the nblS gene encoding two-component system sensor histidine kinase NblS: MLALLKKIREAIAHWWSEFTLQTKLMAAATLVVSLIMSGLTFWAVNTIQQDARLNDTRFGRDLGLLLASNVAPLIAEDNLTEVAQFSQRFYSSTSSVRYMLYADESGKIFFGIPFWDSEVQNSLTIERRIQLPDDYAANSELPMVRQHRTPDGVVTDVFVPLTHNGTYLGVLAIGTNPNPTVITSSNLTRDVTIAVFISIWVMVILGAVFNALYITKPIKELLVGVKNIAAGNFKQRIDLPVGGELKELISSFNEMAERLERYEEQNIEELTAEKAKLETLVSTIADGAILLDTNMHVILVNPIARRMFGWDGAPVVGNNILHHLPPVLQMELTRPLYQLVAGERDSAEFRVSLNQPTNRTIRILLTTVLDQYRESLKGIAMTVQDITREVELNEAKSQFISNVSHELRTPLFNIKTYIETLHDYGAELGEQQRREFLQTANNETDRLTRLVNDVLDLSRLESCRIYHFDAVDVAQAIDQTLRNYQLNAKDKGIELIQEIEPKLPPVLGNYDLLLQVFTNLVGNALKFTNAGGKVVIRAYLIENTKTKQSLLRLNSQPLAGKVRIEISDTGMGIDPEHQEKIFGRFFRVENRVHTLEGTGLGLSIVRNIIDKHHSSVHLVSEVGVGTTFWFDLAVFQAAILENPSSVTAADGN; encoded by the coding sequence ATGCTAGCTTTACTGAAGAAAATTCGAGAGGCGATCGCCCATTGGTGGTCAGAGTTCACGCTCCAGACTAAGCTAATGGCTGCTGCCACGTTGGTGGTTTCCTTAATCATGAGCGGTCTCACCTTTTGGGCAGTCAACACGATTCAACAAGATGCCCGTCTTAACGATACTCGCTTTGGTCGCGATCTTGGTCTATTGCTGGCATCGAATGTCGCTCCCTTAATTGCCGAAGATAATTTAACTGAGGTTGCCCAGTTTTCACAACGCTTCTACAGCAGCACTTCTAGCGTTCGCTATATGCTCTACGCAGATGAATCGGGCAAAATCTTCTTTGGCATTCCTTTTTGGGATTCAGAAGTTCAAAACTCCTTGACAATCGAACGCCGCATTCAACTTCCCGATGACTACGCTGCCAATTCAGAATTACCTATGGTGCGGCAGCATCGCACGCCTGATGGCGTTGTGACAGATGTTTTTGTCCCCTTGACGCACAACGGCACTTATTTAGGCGTTTTGGCAATCGGCACGAATCCCAATCCTACTGTCATTACCTCATCAAATCTCACGCGGGATGTCACGATCGCCGTATTCATCTCAATTTGGGTCATGGTAATTCTTGGTGCAGTGTTTAATGCACTGTACATTACAAAACCAATCAAAGAACTCCTCGTAGGTGTGAAAAACATTGCCGCCGGAAATTTCAAGCAGCGAATTGACTTACCCGTCGGCGGCGAACTCAAAGAATTAATTTCTAGCTTCAATGAAATGGCAGAGCGTCTAGAACGCTATGAGGAACAAAACATCGAAGAACTAACCGCCGAGAAAGCGAAGCTCGAAACCCTCGTTTCGACAATTGCGGACGGTGCGATATTACTCGATACGAATATGCACGTCATTTTAGTCAATCCGATCGCACGGCGAATGTTTGGTTGGGATGGTGCGCCTGTTGTTGGAAATAACATTTTGCATCATTTGCCACCAGTGCTACAGATGGAGTTAACACGTCCTTTGTATCAACTTGTCGCTGGCGAACGCGACAGTGCTGAATTTCGAGTCTCGCTCAATCAACCGACAAATCGTACGATTCGGATTCTGTTAACAACGGTTCTCGATCAATATCGCGAAAGTCTTAAAGGTATCGCGATGACGGTGCAAGACATCACGCGCGAAGTTGAACTGAATGAAGCGAAAAGTCAGTTTATTAGCAACGTCTCGCACGAACTGCGAACGCCTTTATTTAACATAAAAACTTATATCGAAACTTTACACGACTACGGTGCAGAACTCGGCGAACAACAGCGCCGCGAATTTCTCCAAACAGCCAACAATGAAACGGATCGCCTGACCCGCCTTGTTAATGATGTTTTAGATTTGTCGCGCTTAGAATCGTGTCGTATTTATCATTTTGATGCGGTAGATGTCGCGCAGGCGATCGACCAAACGCTGCGTAACTATCAGTTAAATGCTAAAGATAAAGGAATTGAATTAATTCAGGAAATTGAACCTAAGCTACCTCCTGTACTCGGCAACTATGACTTGTTACTACAAGTATTTACAAATCTAGTCGGTAACGCTTTGAAATTCACAAATGCTGGTGGCAAAGTTGTTATTCGTGCTTACTTAATAGAGAATACAAAAACAAAGCAAAGCTTGCTACGGCTCAATTCGCAGCCACTTGCTGGAAAAGTCCGTATTGAGATTTCTGATACGGGTATGGGCATTGATCCTGAACATCAAGAGAAGATTTTTGGTCGCTTCTTTCGTGTAGAAAACCGCGTTCATACTCTCGAAGGAACAGGATTAGGGCTATCAATTGTCAGAAATATTATCGACAAGCACCATAGCAGCGTACACTTAGTTAGTGAGGTTGGCGTCGGCACAACTTTCTGGTTCGACTTGGCAGTGTTTCAAGCAGCAATTTTAGAGAATCCATCGAGCGTTACAGCTGCGGATGGTAACTAG
- the purD gene encoding phosphoribosylamine--glycine ligase, with protein sequence MKVLVVGSGGREHAIAWKLLRSPQVEQVFCAPGNGGTAILDRCQNLPFSVEDFASMGEFARSHNIDLVVVGPEVPLALGITDNLQRLGIKVFGPTRAGAQIEASKAWAKALMQEAKIPTAKAAVFHHAAAAKDYVKAQGAPIVVKADGLAAGKGVTVAETVAQAHSAIDAIFQGQFGAGEFVVIEECLVGQEASVLALTDGLTIRPLLPAQDHKRIGEGDTGENTGGMGVYAPAPIVTPELMAEIEAKVLQPAIATLKKKGIDYRGVLYAGLMIAPNGDFKVLEFNCRFGDPETQAILPLLETPLEELLLACVEQRLEQMPPIAWKSGASACVVIAAGGYPGSYEKGKVISGIDFAEALGTNVFHAGTKLLSDLVTDGGRVLGVTGIGENFEQAIALAYSAVNCIQFEKMYYRRDIGYRVQSKAVNF encoded by the coding sequence GTGAAAGTTTTAGTTGTAGGTAGTGGAGGGCGCGAACACGCGATCGCCTGGAAATTGTTGCGATCGCCGCAAGTTGAACAAGTCTTCTGTGCGCCTGGTAATGGTGGAACGGCAATTCTAGACCGCTGTCAAAATCTGCCATTCAGTGTTGAAGACTTTGCCAGTATGGGCGAATTTGCGCGATCGCACAACATCGATCTTGTCGTCGTAGGTCCTGAAGTTCCCCTAGCATTAGGAATTACAGACAATTTACAACGCCTCGGCATTAAAGTTTTTGGTCCTACGCGTGCTGGCGCACAAATCGAAGCAAGTAAAGCTTGGGCAAAAGCCTTAATGCAGGAAGCCAAAATCCCTACTGCCAAAGCTGCTGTATTTCATCACGCAGCCGCTGCTAAAGACTATGTAAAAGCCCAAGGCGCACCGATTGTGGTCAAAGCTGATGGTTTAGCCGCCGGTAAAGGGGTGACAGTTGCCGAAACGGTAGCGCAAGCCCACAGCGCAATAGACGCCATTTTTCAAGGGCAATTTGGTGCAGGCGAGTTTGTCGTTATTGAAGAATGCTTGGTTGGTCAAGAAGCCTCAGTTTTAGCGCTTACCGATGGTTTAACGATTCGTCCGCTATTACCTGCACAAGACCACAAACGCATTGGCGAAGGTGATACAGGAGAAAATACAGGCGGTATGGGAGTCTATGCGCCTGCACCGATTGTCACACCAGAGTTGATGGCAGAAATTGAAGCAAAAGTTTTACAACCGGCGATCGCTACGCTCAAAAAAAAAGGTATTGACTATCGCGGTGTCCTGTATGCTGGCTTGATGATTGCCCCCAACGGCGATTTTAAAGTTTTAGAGTTCAACTGTCGCTTTGGCGATCCTGAAACTCAAGCAATTTTACCGCTACTCGAAACTCCTCTCGAAGAGTTATTACTCGCTTGTGTAGAACAGCGATTAGAACAAATGCCGCCGATCGCATGGAAATCCGGTGCATCAGCTTGTGTCGTCATTGCTGCGGGTGGCTATCCTGGAAGCTACGAAAAGGGAAAAGTCATTTCTGGTATCGACTTTGCAGAAGCATTAGGCACAAACGTCTTCCATGCAGGTACCAAATTATTATCAGACCTCGTGACTGATGGCGGTCGAGTTCTCGGTGTTACGGGAATTGGCGAAAATTTTGAGCAAGCGATCGCACTTGCTTACAGTGCAGTTAATTGTATTCAATTTGAGAAAATGTACTATCGGCGTGACATCGGCTACCGCGTCCAATCAAAAGCTGTTAATTTTTAG
- a CDS encoding cryptochrome/photolyase family protein, whose amino-acid sequence MSDLILFWHRRDLRIADNTGLAAARKQSQKVVGVFCLDPNILERDDVAAVRVTYMIGCLQALQQRYTEVGSQLLIVHDNPTQAIPRLAAALNAQAVFWNWDVEPYSQKRDRTIIEALKEKGIQFLHENWDQILHSPDEIRTGSHQPYTVFTPFWRNWSSKSKAEPVATLQGITGLTDTERDIAQQAGVIPLPTAKDLGFIWDGDLVIAPGEAAAQERLAEFSYKAITEYKEQRNFPAVNGTSQLSAALKFGAIGIRTVWAATIAALENSRSDETDTSIRAWQQELAWREFYQHAMYHFPELATEAYRKDFKNFPYENNEELFQAWCVGKTGYPIVDAAMRQMNESGWMHNRCRMIVANFLTKDLLIDPRLGEKYFYQRLIDGDLSANNGGWQWSASSGMDPKPVRIFNPASQAQKFDPEGEYIREWIPELRSVDTEYLLSGDIPALEREALGYPLPIVDHKRQQRQFKAIYAQQKTVMGG is encoded by the coding sequence ATGTCTGACCTCATTTTATTTTGGCATCGCCGTGACTTACGCATAGCGGATAACACTGGACTTGCAGCCGCAAGAAAGCAAAGTCAAAAAGTTGTAGGAGTATTTTGCCTCGATCCGAATATTTTAGAACGCGACGACGTAGCTGCTGTACGCGTAACGTACATGATTGGGTGTCTGCAAGCCCTGCAACAGCGATACACCGAAGTTGGCAGTCAACTCTTAATTGTGCACGACAATCCAACACAAGCAATTCCCAGACTCGCAGCAGCACTCAATGCTCAAGCAGTATTTTGGAATTGGGACGTTGAACCGTATTCGCAAAAGCGCGATCGCACGATTATCGAAGCTCTAAAAGAGAAAGGAATTCAATTTTTACACGAAAATTGGGACCAAATTCTTCATTCTCCTGACGAAATTCGCACTGGTTCTCACCAGCCTTACACCGTATTTACTCCGTTTTGGCGTAACTGGAGCAGTAAATCTAAAGCTGAACCTGTCGCAACGCTACAAGGTATCACAGGCTTGACAGATACAGAACGCGACATTGCCCAACAAGCAGGCGTTATTCCACTTCCTACAGCCAAAGATTTAGGATTCATTTGGGATGGCGATTTAGTAATTGCGCCAGGAGAAGCAGCAGCCCAAGAAAGGTTAGCAGAATTTAGCTATAAAGCAATCACCGAATACAAAGAACAGCGGAATTTTCCTGCGGTGAATGGTACATCGCAACTTAGCGCTGCGCTTAAATTTGGCGCGATCGGCATTCGTACAGTTTGGGCAGCAACGATCGCCGCATTAGAAAATAGCCGCAGCGACGAAACTGATACGAGTATCCGCGCTTGGCAACAAGAACTCGCATGGCGGGAATTCTACCAACACGCAATGTATCATTTTCCTGAACTAGCAACAGAAGCTTATCGCAAAGATTTCAAAAACTTTCCTTACGAAAACAACGAAGAACTTTTTCAAGCTTGGTGCGTCGGTAAAACTGGCTACCCAATTGTTGATGCTGCGATGCGTCAGATGAACGAAAGTGGCTGGATGCACAACCGCTGTCGCATGATTGTCGCAAACTTCCTCACCAAAGACTTGTTAATCGATCCGCGCTTGGGCGAAAAATACTTTTATCAGCGACTCATTGATGGTGACTTATCGGCTAACAACGGCGGTTGGCAATGGAGTGCATCAAGTGGTATGGACCCCAAACCTGTACGCATCTTCAACCCTGCCAGCCAAGCCCAAAAATTCGATCCTGAAGGCGAATACATCCGCGAATGGATACCCGAATTGCGTTCGGTAGATACCGAATATCTACTCAGTGGTGATATTCCAGCACTCGAAAGAGAAGCCCTTGGCTATCCGCTACCAATTGTCGATCACAAACGACAACAAAGGCAATTTAAAGCAATCTATGCACAGCAAAAAACGGTAATGGGAGGTTAA
- a CDS encoding NUDIX hydrolase gives MSLKWLEWSQKLQAIAQTGLTYTQSPYDIERYQQIRQIAAEIMATYAHETPTYVYDLLNKEEGYATPKVDVRGVVFHNDQILLVQEREDGCWTLPGGWVDVGESPSQAVIREVYEESGYQTRIIKLLALYDRNHPRHNHPPLRHHVYKLFFQCQISGGNAAESTETAGAAFFKEQEIPELSLTRVVPSQISRLFAHYRHPEWQPDFD, from the coding sequence ATGTCGCTAAAGTGGCTAGAATGGTCACAAAAATTACAGGCGATCGCCCAAACCGGACTCACCTATACTCAAAGTCCGTATGATATCGAGCGATATCAGCAAATTCGTCAGATCGCGGCTGAAATCATGGCAACTTATGCTCATGAAACTCCAACCTATGTTTACGACCTATTGAATAAAGAAGAAGGTTACGCAACTCCGAAAGTAGATGTCAGAGGTGTCGTATTTCATAACGATCAAATTCTCTTGGTTCAAGAACGCGAAGACGGCTGCTGGACATTACCAGGAGGATGGGTTGATGTCGGAGAATCACCAAGTCAGGCAGTCATTCGCGAAGTTTATGAAGAGTCGGGCTATCAAACACGAATTATAAAGTTGTTAGCACTTTACGATCGCAATCATCCGCGTCATAATCATCCACCCCTGCGACATCACGTTTACAAACTTTTCTTTCAATGTCAAATCAGTGGTGGGAATGCAGCAGAAAGTACAGAAACAGCAGGCGCAGCATTCTTTAAAGAGCAAGAAATTCCCGAACTTTCCCTAACACGCGTTGTTCCTTCACAAATTTCGCGCCTCTTCGCGCATTATCGTCATCCTGAATGGCAACCCGATTTTGATTAG
- a CDS encoding NUDIX hydrolase, with protein sequence MPSGKEPPQLLKQRLYYRGRKFDFEVSRLRLPNQAEGNWECIRHPGGALAVPVTSERKLILLKQYRFAVQGRLLEFPAGTIELNEEPFETIQREIQEETGYRAHKWQKLGQFFLAPGYSDEVIYAFLAQNLELLDKPPHQDADEDIEIVLMSPQELEQAILDGEAVDAKSISSFLLAKPFLN encoded by the coding sequence ATGCCATCAGGTAAAGAACCCCCACAACTACTCAAACAGCGCCTTTACTATCGCGGACGCAAATTTGATTTTGAAGTCAGTCGTCTGCGCCTACCCAATCAAGCCGAAGGAAACTGGGAATGTATTCGCCATCCAGGAGGTGCTTTAGCTGTACCTGTCACTTCTGAAAGGAAGCTGATTCTTCTCAAGCAATATCGTTTTGCCGTACAAGGACGACTTTTAGAGTTTCCAGCAGGAACCATAGAACTCAACGAAGAACCTTTCGAGACAATTCAGCGGGAAATTCAAGAAGAAACAGGCTATCGCGCGCACAAGTGGCAGAAACTGGGACAATTTTTTCTAGCACCAGGCTATTCTGATGAAGTCATTTATGCTTTTTTGGCACAAAATCTAGAACTACTCGACAAACCGCCGCATCAAGACGCTGATGAAGATATCGAAATTGTTTTGATGAGTCCACAAGAATTGGAACAAGCAATTTTAGACGGCGAAGCTGTTGATGCCAAATCGATTTCTAGCTTTTTGCTCGCAAAACCATTTCTAAATTAA
- the folK gene encoding 2-amino-4-hydroxy-6-hydroxymethyldihydropteridine diphosphokinase: MNTNALCAIAIGSNLGDSRATVKAALDTLAATPDIALIAQSSWYQTAAVGPPQPDFINGCAVLRIQMSPQLLLETLLSIEAQFGRVRRERWGPRSLDLDLLLYDDLILDTPTLQIPHPRMRDRAFVLVPLAEIASNWIDPVSGKAIAELVQAVDCSGVVRI, translated from the coding sequence TTGAATACGAACGCGCTATGTGCGATCGCAATTGGCAGTAATTTAGGAGACTCGCGCGCCACGGTAAAAGCTGCATTAGACACGTTAGCAGCGACACCAGACATCGCCTTAATAGCTCAATCAAGTTGGTATCAAACTGCCGCCGTTGGTCCCCCGCAACCAGATTTTATTAATGGGTGTGCGGTGTTACGGATACAAATGTCTCCACAATTACTGTTAGAAACTCTGTTGTCGATTGAAGCTCAATTTGGTAGGGTACGACGCGAACGTTGGGGACCGCGATCGCTTGACCTGGACTTATTGCTTTATGATGATTTAATTCTCGATACTCCCACACTGCAAATTCCCCACCCGCGAATGCGTGATCGCGCTTTTGTGCTAGTACCTTTAGCCGAAATTGCCTCAAATTGGATCGATCCTGTATCGGGTAAAGCGATCGCTGAACTCGTTCAAGCTGTAGACTGTTCTGGTGTTGTTCGTATTTGA
- a CDS encoding transglycosylase domain-containing protein, whose product MPWFKEQDTISNTESAKKSNPSRKQPPRQKQLPRRKVVQTLTQIKQLPRQLVSPAINKQPWHRRQLLWLVGVGGSAIALGGIAFSIEQSLPKTAELFTVVREGTLTIKAADGTILQQSGPATREQLKLAEIPKPLIQAFIASEDRRFYRHNGIDYQGIARATVSNLRSANVVEGGSTITQQLARILFLNQERTLWRKLKEIRLAQKIEANLTKEQILERYLNLVYLGEGAYGVADAASVYFSKSVDQLTLPEMALIAGLAPAPSRYSPSVNLAAAQQRRNLVLQRMREDRVLTSETATAAIATSININPSSPKRLEVTAPYFTSYIQKELPKYVAPEVIEAGGLIVETTLNPKWQNAAETAVINTVANNGRWQNFEQAALVAINPRNGEIRALVGGKDFGKNQFNRVTQAQRQPGSTFKGFVYTAAIATGLSPYKSYQDAPFIVEGYEPQNYSREFRGWLTMRDALTSSINTVAVKVMIDVGFDPVIKLAHQMGIKSELRPMYSLALGSSEVNLLELTSAYGTLATQGMHVEPHGIRRILNRSGEVLYTTTPQPKRVLDPGSAAISTWMLQNVVQAGTGRPASLNRPVAGKTGTSDESRDLWFVGYIPQLVAGVWLGNDNNEPTRGNSGTAAATWRQFMMAAVEEMPVEDFPERPNLAGRKGSIKAQPIKPKRVSLVRRSRSRRDFPENNSDFNNNRPRRRYRRSYQQEATVPEPRRRSRRDERPAATRRSSNAPTPTPQTQERLRERLRNLRQSEPQTQQPTSQTNSSQSTAGSYIVPTKD is encoded by the coding sequence ATGCCCTGGTTCAAGGAACAAGACACAATCAGTAACACTGAATCAGCAAAAAAGAGCAATCCCAGCCGCAAGCAACCGCCTAGGCAAAAGCAACTTCCCCGCCGGAAAGTTGTTCAGACTCTGACTCAGATCAAGCAACTACCGCGTCAATTGGTTTCTCCTGCGATTAACAAACAACCATGGCACCGCCGTCAATTGCTTTGGCTAGTAGGTGTTGGTGGAAGTGCGATCGCCCTAGGAGGAATAGCGTTTTCCATTGAGCAGAGTTTACCAAAAACTGCTGAATTGTTTACGGTAGTGCGCGAAGGGACTTTAACGATTAAAGCTGCTGATGGTACTATCTTGCAACAATCTGGACCAGCAACGCGCGAACAACTCAAGTTAGCAGAAATCCCTAAACCGTTAATTCAAGCATTTATTGCCTCAGAAGATCGCCGATTTTATCGGCATAATGGCATTGATTATCAAGGAATTGCCAGGGCAACTGTTTCTAACTTACGCTCGGCAAATGTTGTTGAAGGCGGTAGTACAATTACACAACAACTTGCTCGGATTCTGTTTCTAAATCAAGAGCGCACGCTATGGCGCAAGCTGAAAGAAATTCGATTAGCGCAAAAAATTGAAGCAAATTTGACAAAAGAGCAAATTTTAGAGCGCTATCTCAATTTAGTGTATTTGGGAGAAGGCGCGTATGGTGTTGCCGATGCCGCTTCGGTATATTTTAGTAAATCAGTCGATCAGCTAACGCTACCAGAAATGGCGCTGATTGCAGGTTTAGCACCTGCACCAAGTCGCTACTCGCCCTCGGTAAATTTAGCAGCAGCACAACAGCGGCGTAATTTAGTGTTGCAGCGAATGCGTGAAGATCGAGTTTTGACTTCTGAGACAGCCACAGCCGCGATCGCAACTTCAATTAATATCAATCCTAGTTCGCCAAAACGTCTTGAAGTAACCGCCCCCTACTTTACGAGTTATATTCAAAAGGAATTACCAAAGTACGTTGCGCCAGAAGTTATCGAAGCGGGTGGCCTAATTGTTGAGACAACGTTAAATCCAAAGTGGCAAAATGCGGCAGAAACCGCAGTAATAAACACTGTTGCGAATAACGGTAGATGGCAGAACTTTGAGCAAGCTGCTTTGGTAGCGATTAATCCGCGTAATGGTGAAATTCGGGCGTTAGTCGGCGGTAAGGATTTTGGCAAAAATCAGTTTAACCGCGTAACTCAAGCACAGCGCCAACCAGGTTCGACATTCAAAGGATTCGTCTACACAGCGGCGATCGCCACAGGTTTATCTCCTTATAAGTCCTACCAAGATGCTCCGTTCATTGTCGAAGGATACGAACCGCAAAACTACAGCCGCGAGTTTCGCGGTTGGTTAACAATGCGCGATGCACTCACAAGCTCAATTAACACGGTCGCAGTTAAGGTAATGATCGATGTTGGCTTCGATCCAGTGATTAAACTTGCGCACCAAATGGGTATCAAATCAGAGTTGAGACCAATGTACTCGCTAGCATTAGGTTCTTCTGAGGTAAATTTACTCGAACTGACAAGCGCCTACGGAACGCTAGCAACGCAAGGGATGCACGTAGAACCGCACGGAATTCGCCGTATTCTCAATCGCAGTGGGGAAGTTCTTTATACTACAACACCTCAGCCCAAGCGAGTGCTAGACCCTGGTAGTGCCGCGATTTCAACATGGATGCTACAAAATGTGGTACAAGCAGGTACTGGACGCCCTGCATCTTTAAACCGTCCCGTTGCTGGAAAAACAGGAACTTCGGATGAATCGCGCGATCTGTGGTTTGTTGGTTATATCCCGCAACTTGTTGCCGGAGTTTGGCTTGGTAACGATAACAATGAACCAACTCGGGGAAACAGCGGGACTGCTGCTGCTACCTGGCGACAATTCATGATGGCAGCTGTAGAAGAGATGCCAGTTGAAGATTTTCCAGAACGTCCGAATTTAGCAGGGCGCAAAGGTAGTATCAAAGCCCAGCCAATCAAGCCCAAGCGAGTTTCTTTAGTGAGAAGATCTCGATCGCGCAGAGATTTTCCAGAAAATAATTCTGATTTCAACAACAATCGTCCTCGCCGACGTTATCGCCGTAGTTACCAACAAGAAGCGACTGTACCTGAACCAAGACGGCGATCGCGTCGTGATGAACGCCCAGCCGCGACGCGAAGAAGTAGCAACGCGCCAACACCGACACCACAAACACAAGAAAGACTACGCGAACGGTTACGCAACCTCCGCCAGTCTGAACCGCAAACACAGCAGCCAACGTCTCAAACCAATAGTTCACAATCTACCGCAGGATCGTACATTGTCCCAACGAAAGACTAA
- the psb35 gene encoding photosystem II assembly protein Psb35, which translates to MEILMQATAATDNVPHFPVAATAAIVVGFIAATTIGSIAWYNSKRPVGWEDKQRPDIVPEVKKEETPGIGEPKP; encoded by the coding sequence ATGGAAATCCTCATGCAAGCAACAGCAGCAACAGACAACGTTCCTCATTTTCCCGTTGCTGCTACCGCAGCTATTGTTGTTGGCTTTATTGCTGCTACTACAATTGGCTCAATCGCTTGGTACAACTCAAAGCGCCCCGTTGGTTGGGAAGATAAACAACGTCCAGATATTGTGCCAGAAGTTAAAAAAGAAGAAACACCAGGTATTGGCGAGCCAAAACCTTAA
- a CDS encoding TerB family tellurite resistance protein, whose product MKQDKASVKKLVKILIGAAWLDGRIQPEEREYLHHVATEKDVAADPEIQPLLNELKTVQPTECYEWIKEYLGEHPGSEAYQELLESISGLIYRDGEVATEEARLLTKLQSLDTTDSSSQGAYSSVLQGIQTLYRRWVSSQS is encoded by the coding sequence ATGAAACAAGACAAAGCTAGTGTCAAGAAGTTAGTAAAAATCTTAATTGGGGCTGCTTGGCTCGATGGTAGAATTCAGCCTGAAGAAAGAGAATACTTACATCACGTAGCGACAGAAAAAGACGTGGCTGCCGATCCAGAAATTCAGCCTCTACTTAACGAACTTAAGACTGTGCAGCCAACTGAATGCTACGAGTGGATAAAGGAGTATTTAGGAGAGCACCCTGGTTCTGAAGCTTATCAAGAGTTGCTAGAATCTATCAGTGGCTTGATTTACCGTGATGGAGAAGTTGCAACCGAAGAAGCACGCCTTCTCACCAAATTGCAATCCTTAGACACAACAGACAGTTCTTCTCAAGGAGCTTATTCTAGCGTACTCCAAGGAATTCAAACGCTTTATCGACGTTGGGTTAGTAGTCAAAGCTAA